Proteins encoded in a region of the Equus asinus isolate D_3611 breed Donkey chromosome X, EquAss-T2T_v2, whole genome shotgun sequence genome:
- the SLC25A5 gene encoding ADP/ATP translocase 2: MTDAAVSFAKDFLAGGVAAAISKTAVAPIERVKLLLQVQHASKQITADKQYKGIIDCVVRIPKEQGVLSFWRGNLANVIRYFPTQALNFAFKDKYKQIFLGGVDKKTQFWRYFAGNLASGGAAGATSLCFVYPLDFARTRLAADVGKAGAEREFRGLGDCLVKIYKSDGIRGLYQGFNVSVQGIIIYRAAYFGVYDTAKGMLPDPKNTHIFISWMIAQSVTVVAGLTSYPFDTVRRRMMMQSGRKGTDIMYTGTLDCWRKIARDEGAKAFFKGAWSNVLRGMGGAFVLVLYDEIKKFT; this comes from the exons ATGACAGATGCCGCTGTGTCTTTCGCCAAGGACTTCCTGGCAGGTGGAGTGGCCGCGGCCATCTCCAAGACCGCGGTCGCGCCCATTGAGCGGGTAAAGCTGCTGCTGCAG GTGCAGCATGCCAGCAAGCAAATCACCGCAGATAAGCAATACAAGGGCATTATAGACTGTGTGGTTCGGATCCCCAAGGAGCAGGGAGTCCTGTCCTTCTGGCGTGGTAACCTGGCCAATGTCATCAGATACTTCCCCACCCAGGCGCTCAACTTTGCCTTCAAAGATAAATACAAGCAGATCTTCCTGGGTGGTGTGGACAAGAAGACCCAGTTTTGGCGCTACTTTGCAGGGAATCTGGCATCGGGTGGTGCCGCTGGGGCCACCTCCTTGTGTTTTGTGTATCCTCTTGATTTTGCCCGTACCCGTCTAGCGGCTGATGTGGGCAAAGCTGGAGCTGAAAGGGAATTCAGAGGCCTCGGTGACTGCCTGGTTAAGATCTACAAATCTGACGGGATTAGGGGCCTGTACCAAGGCTTTAATGTGTCTGTGCAGGGTATTATCATCTACCGAGCTGCCTACTTCGGTGTCTATGACACTGCAAAGG GAATGCTTCCAGATCCCAAGAATACTCACATCTTCATCAGCTGGATGATCGCACAGTCCGTCACGGTGGTTGCTGGGTTGACTTCCTATCCATTTGACACTGTTCGTCGCCGAATGATGATGCAGTCAGGGCGCAAAGGAA CTGATATCATGTACACAGGCACGCTCGACTGCTGGAGGAAGATTGCTCGTGATGAAGGAGCCAAAGCTTTTTTCAAGGGTGCATGGTCCAATGTTCTCAGAGGCATGGGTGGTGCTTTTGTGCTTGTCTTGTATGATGAAATCAAGAAGTTCACATAA